In one Bryobacteraceae bacterium genomic region, the following are encoded:
- a CDS encoding phosphogluconate dehydrogenase C-terminal domain-containing protein codes for MKTIALFGAGGKMGLRLSANLAGSPYEVRHVEPGARGREALAGRGLAAVEPADALKGAEAVILAVPDNRIQAVMASIERQLAPGTMVILLDVAAAYAGLLPENPKLTYFVTHPCHPPIFSDETDPKAQRDFFGGEFAKQNIVCCLMQGPEEHYAEGEAIARTIYRPVMKSHRCNVAQMAILEPVLSETVLGTCLTILAEATQEAADRGVPYEAARDFLLGHMKVELAIVFKEKEGAVFSDGALKAIARAKPVLFQPDWKRVFDADAIAESVAHITKTE; via the coding sequence ATGAAGACGATAGCTCTGTTCGGAGCGGGCGGTAAGATGGGCCTCCGGCTCTCGGCGAATCTCGCAGGTTCGCCCTACGAAGTGCGGCACGTGGAGCCGGGCGCGCGGGGACGCGAAGCGCTGGCGGGCCGCGGGTTGGCCGCGGTGGAACCCGCCGACGCGCTCAAAGGCGCCGAAGCGGTGATCCTGGCGGTTCCGGACAACCGGATTCAGGCGGTGATGGCGTCGATCGAGCGGCAGCTTGCGCCGGGCACGATGGTGATTTTGCTCGATGTGGCGGCGGCCTACGCGGGGCTGCTTCCGGAGAATCCGAAGCTGACCTATTTCGTGACGCATCCGTGCCATCCGCCGATCTTCAGCGACGAGACCGATCCGAAGGCCCAGCGCGATTTCTTCGGCGGCGAGTTCGCCAAGCAGAACATCGTCTGCTGCCTGATGCAGGGCCCGGAGGAGCACTACGCCGAGGGCGAGGCGATCGCGCGCACGATTTACCGGCCGGTGATGAAGTCGCACCGGTGCAACGTGGCGCAGATGGCAATCCTCGAGCCAGTGCTTTCCGAGACCGTGCTGGGCACATGCCTGACGATACTCGCCGAGGCCACGCAGGAAGCGGCCGACCGGGGCGTCCCGTACGAGGCGGCGCGCGATTTCCTCCTGGGGCATATGAAGGTGGAACTGGCGATCGTATTCAAGGAGAAAGAAGGAGCGGTGTTCTCCGATGGGGCGTTGAAGGCGATCGCCCGGGCGAAGCCGGTGCTGTTCCAGCCCGATTGGAAGCGCGTGTTCGACGCCGACGCCATCGCCGAGAGCGTCGCTCATATTACGAAAACGGAGTAA
- a CDS encoding aspartate/glutamate racemase family protein, with protein sequence MQTLGMIHTSPVLIPAFTSLAGELTPEARVFHMVDESLIKNTIADGSMSRATARRVYRMIESAGDAGADVILVTCSSIGAAVALARPFMDVPVVRIDEAMAEQAVTLGSRVGVAATLSTTLGPTLDLLEATAAAAGRSVELTPCLCEGAFEAVVAGDTATHDRLLSAALADLVTKVDAVVLAQASMARVADAMPAGAAPILSSPRLAMERVRVLMA encoded by the coding sequence ATGCAGACGCTAGGAATGATCCATACGAGTCCGGTGCTGATTCCGGCGTTCACCTCGCTGGCGGGCGAACTGACGCCGGAGGCGCGGGTGTTCCACATGGTGGACGAGTCTCTGATCAAGAACACGATCGCCGATGGTTCGATGTCGCGGGCAACGGCGCGGCGCGTGTACCGGATGATTGAGTCGGCAGGCGACGCCGGCGCGGACGTGATCCTCGTCACCTGCTCATCGATCGGCGCGGCGGTGGCTCTGGCAAGACCGTTCATGGACGTCCCGGTGGTTCGGATCGACGAAGCGATGGCGGAGCAGGCGGTGACGCTCGGCTCGCGCGTCGGGGTGGCGGCGACGCTATCGACGACCCTCGGGCCAACACTCGATCTACTCGAGGCCACGGCCGCGGCCGCGGGCAGGAGCGTCGAGTTGACGCCGTGCCTGTGCGAGGGCGCGTTCGAAGCCGTAGTGGCGGGCGACACCGCGACTCATGACCGGTTACTCAGCGCGGCGCTCGCCGACTTAGTAACCAAAGTTGACGCAGTGGTGCTGGCGCAGGCATCGATGGCGCGCGTGGCCGATGCGATGCCGGCGGGAGCGGCGCCGATTCTTTCGAGTCCGCGACTGGCTATGGAGCGGGTGCGGGTCCTGATGGCGTAA
- a CDS encoding dienelactone hydrolase family protein — MTAARCLLLLAPFALRADVFADQYRQLVDYYTREIAAAGPHLAVENLGAAEPRLRNPTRTLLAVWPDARIEELSLEVEPGHRAHALLLTPANPNGRLTIALGPLDRTAEAWAGLAPGSEPAPWLASLIAQRNSVCLPIPIPRTGDLKGRRKLHRLAFVTGRTLTGLEVTELRGLAGYLRPSELSLYGEADGAWTAAWAARVDSRFRTLTVAHATPPEVDQTVFANRGAPESKLPALALAPANIRAGQPLGKTQIEERARRHENALHEFLRARIARAAANRHARHPLAASTPQAAVPKLLADLLALMGPIPTSAPGINARVTGIARTDRFTAHEVLVDVLPGVELYGHLLVPHGAKQAPAVVAQHGLGGKPHDLTLQGPEPNAAYHGFAARLAEHGYVVFAPYVNVPIPQAQLINNLVRMANSIGRMRTNVEVAKLRRAIDFLQSLPEVDPARIGYYGLSYGGYSAIWMAPLEPRIKATVVSGHFNDWTSKITNESQSTSYLQHPDEDFFNWNVLNRLTHTELIAAFWPRPVMVEFARDDGTTFPAWHERAWAEVDAFAKAWRAEDRFVRDRFIGIHEIHGIAAFDFLDRWLRPERPSSRAFEHWGAVEHVVDANPLSWVRGTFRVGTADPFFRGLVFDASGPIDIRYEVLPGTRLDAARLYRYELRPKGGFPVTLRGPKPLGGARYPGDFAATYRPVTPSGPAPAP; from the coding sequence ATGACCGCCGCTCGCTGCCTTCTGCTCCTCGCGCCGTTTGCGTTGCGCGCCGATGTCTTCGCCGACCAGTACCGGCAACTCGTCGATTACTACACGCGTGAGATCGCGGCTGCCGGACCCCATTTGGCCGTTGAGAATCTCGGTGCGGCCGAACCCCGTCTTCGCAACCCTACGCGCACCCTCCTCGCCGTGTGGCCGGACGCGCGCATCGAAGAACTCAGCCTCGAGGTAGAACCAGGCCACCGGGCGCACGCCCTGCTCCTCACTCCCGCCAACCCGAACGGCCGGCTCACCATCGCCCTCGGTCCCTTAGACCGCACCGCGGAGGCGTGGGCCGGTCTCGCCCCTGGCTCGGAGCCGGCGCCGTGGCTTGCCAGCCTCATCGCACAACGGAATTCCGTTTGCCTGCCGATACCAATCCCGCGCACCGGCGACTTAAAGGGAAGGCGGAAGTTACACCGCCTCGCCTTTGTAACTGGTCGAACACTTACCGGTCTTGAGGTAACTGAACTGCGAGGCCTCGCAGGTTACCTCCGCCCTTCGGAGTTATCCCTGTACGGCGAAGCCGATGGCGCCTGGACCGCCGCCTGGGCCGCGCGCGTCGATTCTCGCTTCCGTACGTTGACCGTCGCCCACGCAACGCCGCCCGAAGTGGACCAGACCGTCTTCGCCAACCGCGGTGCGCCCGAATCCAAACTTCCCGCGCTCGCCCTCGCCCCGGCGAACATCCGTGCCGGCCAGCCCCTCGGCAAGACGCAGATCGAGGAACGCGCGCGCCGTCACGAAAACGCGCTCCACGAATTCCTCCGCGCCCGCATCGCCCGCGCCGCCGCCAACCGCCACGCGCGCCATCCCCTGGCTGCTTCCACGCCACAAGCTGCCGTGCCCAAGCTCCTCGCGGATCTGCTTGCGCTCATGGGCCCCATTCCCACGTCGGCGCCCGGCATCAACGCGCGCGTCACGGGGATCGCCCGCACGGATCGCTTCACCGCCCACGAGGTCCTGGTCGACGTGCTCCCCGGAGTCGAACTCTACGGCCATCTGCTCGTGCCGCATGGCGCCAAGCAGGCCCCCGCCGTCGTTGCTCAGCACGGACTCGGCGGCAAGCCGCACGACTTGACGCTGCAAGGCCCGGAACCGAACGCCGCCTATCACGGCTTCGCCGCCCGCCTCGCCGAGCACGGCTACGTCGTCTTCGCCCCGTACGTGAACGTACCGATCCCCCAGGCTCAATTGATCAATAACCTCGTCCGCATGGCCAACTCCATCGGCCGCATGCGTACGAACGTGGAAGTCGCCAAGCTTCGCCGCGCCATCGATTTCCTGCAATCGCTCCCGGAAGTCGACCCCGCCCGCATCGGTTACTACGGGCTCTCCTACGGAGGTTACTCGGCCATCTGGATGGCGCCGCTCGAGCCTCGCATCAAGGCCACTGTCGTCTCCGGCCATTTCAACGACTGGACCTCGAAGATCACCAACGAATCCCAGTCCACCAGCTACTTGCAACATCCCGACGAGGACTTCTTTAATTGGAACGTTCTTAACCGCCTGACGCACACCGAACTGATCGCTGCGTTCTGGCCGCGCCCGGTGATGGTGGAGTTCGCGCGCGACGACGGCACTACGTTCCCAGCCTGGCACGAACGCGCATGGGCCGAGGTCGACGCCTTCGCCAAGGCTTGGCGCGCCGAAGACCGCTTCGTGCGCGACCGGTTCATCGGCATCCACGAAATCCACGGCATCGCCGCTTTCGACTTTCTCGATCGTTGGCTGCGCCCGGAACGCCCGTCTTCACGCGCGTTCGAACATTGGGGCGCGGTGGAACACGTCGTCGATGCGAATCCGCTTTCCTGGGTCCGCGGGACGTTCCGTGTCGGGACCGCCGACCCGTTCTTTCGCGGTCTGGTCTTCGACGCCTCCGGTCCGATCGACATCCGCTACGAGGTTCTGCCCGGTACGCGGCTCGATGCCGCACGGCTCTACCGGTATGAACTGCGGCCCAAAGGCGGGTTCCCTGTCACGCTCCGGGGACCCAAGCCGCTCGGCGGCGCGCGCTATCCCGGCGACTTTGCCGCCACCTACCGCCCCGTTACGCCATCAGGACCCGCACCCGCTCCATAG